The bacterium genome includes a region encoding these proteins:
- a CDS encoding 2-isopropylmalate synthase, giving the protein MSQVIIFDTTLRDGEQSPGASLNHDEKLIIAEQLARLQVDVIEAGFPISSEGDFLAVREIAKKISGPTIAGLARAVQKDIDRAWEAVQYAQKPRIHLFIATSDIHLKYKLKKSRQEVLQQAVDAVRHARKYLPDVEFSAEDAFRSDRDYLCQVVTEVIKAGAGTVNIPDTVGYAIPSEFGALIAYLFEHVPNIAEAVISVHCHNDLGLAVANSLAAVQNGARQVECTINGLGERAGNASLEEVVMALATRRALFGINTAIKTEEIMKTSRLVSNLTGLIVQKNKAIVGENAFAHESGIHQDGFLKEKSTYEIMTPESVGLKESKLVLGKHSGRHAFSEKLKEMGYQLTSEELDKTFLRFKELADKKKDIFDEDLRLLVEEGIQQIPETYTLEYIQISSGDKTIPTSTVGLRRADGEVFLEASYGDGPVDATYKCIDQITGMSGKLLSYSIQSATVGKDALGNVHIQVQFDGKIITGRSSSSDIIIASANAYLNAINKAMHMNEREKIQEKEKDEAVCQ; this is encoded by the coding sequence ATGAGTCAGGTCATAATTTTCGATACTACCCTGCGTGATGGAGAACAATCACCCGGAGCCAGTCTCAACCATGATGAAAAGCTGATTATTGCAGAGCAGCTGGCCAGACTCCAGGTTGATGTGATCGAAGCCGGCTTTCCCATATCCTCGGAAGGAGATTTCCTGGCAGTACGGGAAATTGCGAAAAAAATCTCCGGCCCGACCATAGCCGGTCTTGCCCGTGCAGTTCAGAAGGACATCGACCGGGCCTGGGAGGCGGTCCAGTATGCGCAAAAGCCCCGCATCCATCTGTTTATTGCCACTTCGGATATCCATCTGAAGTATAAGCTCAAAAAAAGCCGGCAAGAGGTTTTACAGCAGGCTGTCGATGCCGTGCGGCATGCCAGGAAATACCTGCCCGATGTCGAATTTTCCGCCGAAGACGCTTTCCGCTCGGACCGTGACTATCTGTGCCAGGTAGTCACCGAGGTCATTAAAGCCGGGGCCGGGACCGTCAATATTCCCGATACGGTTGGCTATGCCATCCCTTCGGAATTCGGGGCCCTGATCGCTTACCTTTTTGAGCACGTGCCAAACATCGCCGAGGCAGTAATCAGCGTCCACTGCCACAATGATCTTGGCCTGGCGGTAGCCAATTCCCTGGCCGCGGTCCAGAACGGGGCCAGGCAGGTCGAGTGCACGATCAATGGACTGGGCGAGCGGGCAGGAAATGCCTCCCTCGAAGAGGTAGTCATGGCCCTGGCGACCCGCAGGGCCCTGTTTGGAATCAATACCGCGATTAAAACCGAAGAGATCATGAAGACCAGCCGCCTGGTCAGCAACCTCACCGGACTGATTGTCCAGAAGAATAAAGCTATTGTCGGTGAAAATGCCTTTGCCCACGAATCGGGCATCCATCAGGATGGGTTTTTAAAAGAAAAATCTACTTACGAGATCATGACCCCTGAGTCGGTCGGCCTCAAGGAAAGCAAGCTCGTCCTGGGAAAGCACTCCGGAAGGCATGCCTTTTCCGAGAAACTGAAAGAGATGGGATATCAACTGACTTCTGAAGAACTGGATAAAACCTTTCTCCGGTTCAAGGAACTGGCTGACAAGAAAAAGGACATCTTTGATGAGGACCTGCGGCTTCTGGTCGAGGAAGGGATTCAGCAGATTCCCGAAACCTACACCCTTGAATATATCCAGATCAGCAGCGGGGATAAAACTATCCCGACCTCTACGGTAGGGCTTCGCCGGGCGGATGGGGAGGTCTTTCTGGAGGCATCGTACGGAGACGGCCCGGTGGATGCCACCTATAAATGCATCGATCAGATTACCGGCATGTCCGGCAAATTGTTGAGCTATTCCATTCAATCGGCCACGGTCGGCAAGGATGCCCTGGGCAATGTACATATTCAGGTCCAGTTTGATGGCAAAATTATTACCGGTCGAAGCTCCTCATCGGATATTATTATTGCCAGTGCCAATGCCTATCTGAATGCGATCAATAAGGCCATGCACATGAACGAACGAGAGAAGATACAAGAAAAAGAGAAGGATGAAGCAGTATGCCAATGA
- the pssA gene encoding CDP-diacylglycerol--serine O-phosphatidyltransferase, with product MKKGIYILPNLFTLGNMLCGFYSIISTINGQFQHAAVAIFVAGLFDGLDGRIARLTGTCSRFGVEFDSLADLLSFGMAPALLIYIWALQPYQRIGWLAAFLFVICGALRLARFNVQVYSSESRHFTGLPIPAAAVTVASFVLLHQFLFGEEGSKPILIAALAYLLAFLMVSNIKYRNFKQFKLRERKPFNLLVLISLLLLVILAQPQVMIFTLVSGYVLSGIVEKVFFHGMETAPEKRKHLAGLPYFHGRRKG from the coding sequence ATGAAGAAAGGTATCTACATATTACCTAATTTATTTACACTCGGAAATATGCTGTGCGGGTTCTATTCAATTATTTCAACCATTAATGGCCAGTTTCAGCATGCGGCTGTGGCTATTTTCGTGGCCGGACTTTTCGATGGGCTTGACGGGAGAATCGCCCGGCTTACGGGGACCTGCAGCCGGTTCGGAGTGGAATTTGACTCGCTGGCGGACTTACTCTCCTTTGGCATGGCACCGGCGCTTCTGATCTATATCTGGGCACTTCAGCCATATCAGCGGATCGGCTGGCTGGCTGCTTTTCTGTTTGTCATCTGCGGGGCACTGCGCCTCGCGCGGTTTAATGTCCAGGTGTATTCCTCCGAGAGCAGGCATTTTACCGGGCTTCCCATTCCTGCTGCTGCCGTCACCGTTGCCTCCTTTGTCCTGCTGCACCAGTTTCTCTTCGGCGAGGAAGGGAGCAAACCGATCCTGATCGCTGCTCTGGCATACCTTCTGGCCTTCCTGATGGTAAGCAACATCAAGTACCGGAATTTCAAGCAATTTAAACTGCGGGAGCGAAAGCCCTTTAATCTTCTGGTCTTGATTTCCCTGTTACTGCTGGTAATCTTAGCTCAGCCTCAGGTTATGATTTTTACCCTGGTTTCCGGGTATGTGCTTTCCGGTATCGTTGAAAAGGTCTTTTTTCACGGAATGGAAACCGCCCCGGAAAAAAGAAAGCATCTTGCCGGTCTGCCCTACTTTCATGGAAGGAGAAAAGGATGA
- the tssJ gene encoding type VI secretion system lipoprotein TssJ, translating into MEKLCKTLFLGAVTLVLCTCCARKPKVKGPVQPKPQLEKKEIIPLSPPAPAEWLYEKGAIRLHLKADPQLNLYQGTAYTLSLCIYQLSSPNAFQELMENEEGLGRLLECSRFDASVASYRNIVIQPKQELTESLDRAEGARYVAVVAGYYMLRKEQVTCLLPVPVVEETVDASGAKRLKPGPLSVDLFLGPHGIQETGGK; encoded by the coding sequence ATGGAAAAACTTTGCAAGACGCTGTTCCTTGGAGCTGTTACCCTTGTGCTGTGCACCTGCTGTGCCCGAAAACCGAAGGTCAAGGGCCCGGTTCAACCCAAACCGCAGCTTGAAAAAAAAGAGATTATACCGCTCAGCCCTCCCGCACCAGCGGAGTGGCTTTACGAAAAGGGAGCCATTCGGCTCCATCTGAAGGCTGATCCACAGTTGAATCTCTATCAGGGGACTGCCTATACTCTGTCCCTGTGTATCTACCAGCTCTCCAGCCCGAACGCTTTTCAGGAGCTTATGGAAAATGAAGAGGGACTGGGCAGGCTGCTCGAGTGCAGCCGCTTCGATGCCAGCGTGGCCAGTTACCGGAATATCGTCATTCAGCCAAAGCAGGAGTTGACCGAATCGCTGGACCGGGCCGAAGGGGCCAGATACGTGGCCGTGGTGGCTGGCTACTATATGCTGCGCAAAGAGCAGGTAACCTGTCTTCTGCCGGTTCCCGTGGTTGAAGAGACCGTGGATGCATCGGGCGCGAAGAGGTTAAAGCCCGGACCTTTGTCGGTTGATCTTTTTCTTGGCCCTCACGGGATTCAGGAAACTGGAGGAAAGTAG
- the tssK gene encoding type VI secretion system baseplate subunit TssK, with translation MDIQRPLFWHQGLFLQPQHFQLQEAAFQSLLTPFYHFLTPYFWGAGEIEIQKAALGNRSLNLLKGQFLFPDGTYVVLPGNALIEARSFDQAWTEGGKPFSVFVGLKKWDQQGENVTVLPALDNLASVTTRYVSTDDPQEVKDLHHGGPPAQVKRLSHVLKIFWEIEKDQLGDYLLLPLTQIERVGEEIRLSERFIPPSLTVSSSEPLFRIVREIRDQVSARGRQLEEYKRQKGIHTAEFGARDMVYLLALRTINRYVPALFQITQTRNVHPWMVYGLLRQMIGELSSFSEKIRVLGETEEGISLLPAYDHRNLWACFSAAQGLITRLLDEITAGPEYVVRLHYDGTYYTADLAPGLFDGGNRFYLVLKTEAAPGPALQSLKTVAKLNCRESLPILIARSLPGIRMEHLSTPPQELPRRSNCLYFQIDHHAENWAPVEKNRNLALYWDDAPEDLEVELMVVGRSS, from the coding sequence GTGGACATTCAAAGACCTCTTTTCTGGCATCAGGGCCTTTTTCTGCAACCCCAGCATTTTCAGCTCCAGGAGGCTGCCTTTCAGTCCCTCCTGACCCCCTTTTATCATTTTCTTACCCCATATTTCTGGGGTGCAGGGGAAATAGAGATCCAAAAAGCCGCACTGGGGAACCGGTCGCTCAACCTGCTGAAGGGGCAGTTTCTCTTTCCTGATGGAACCTACGTGGTTTTGCCGGGAAATGCCCTGATCGAGGCCCGCTCCTTCGATCAGGCATGGACGGAAGGGGGGAAACCCTTTTCTGTTTTTGTCGGTCTGAAAAAATGGGATCAGCAGGGAGAGAATGTGACGGTTCTTCCCGCACTTGACAACCTTGCATCCGTGACCACCCGGTATGTTAGCACGGATGATCCCCAGGAGGTAAAAGACCTGCACCACGGCGGCCCGCCCGCTCAGGTAAAGAGGCTCTCCCATGTTCTGAAGATATTCTGGGAAATCGAGAAGGACCAGTTGGGCGATTACCTCCTTCTTCCCCTGACCCAGATCGAGAGGGTGGGGGAGGAAATCAGGCTTTCAGAACGGTTCATTCCGCCTTCTCTGACTGTTTCGAGCTCGGAGCCGCTCTTCAGGATAGTCAGGGAGATACGGGATCAGGTGAGCGCCCGCGGACGCCAGCTCGAAGAGTATAAGCGCCAGAAAGGGATCCACACCGCCGAGTTCGGGGCCAGGGACATGGTTTACCTGCTGGCCCTGCGGACAATCAACCGGTATGTGCCCGCTCTTTTCCAGATTACCCAGACCCGGAATGTGCACCCCTGGATGGTCTATGGCCTGCTGCGGCAAATGATCGGAGAGCTTTCCTCCTTTTCGGAGAAAATCAGAGTACTGGGTGAGACCGAAGAGGGGATAAGCCTCCTGCCCGCATACGACCACCGCAATCTCTGGGCCTGTTTCTCGGCGGCCCAGGGGCTGATTACTCGACTGCTCGATGAAATCACTGCCGGGCCTGAATATGTGGTCCGGCTTCACTATGACGGCACCTATTATACGGCGGACCTGGCTCCCGGCCTCTTCGATGGAGGAAACCGCTTTTACCTGGTTCTCAAAACCGAAGCCGCCCCCGGACCTGCCCTGCAATCCCTGAAGACCGTGGCCAAGCTCAACTGCCGGGAGTCCTTGCCCATTCTGATCGCCCGCTCCCTGCCCGGCATCCGGATGGAGCATCTTTCCACTCCGCCCCAGGAGCTGCCGCGCCGAAGCAACTGCCTCTACTTCCAGATCGACCACCACGCTGAAAACTGGGCCCCGGTCGAAAAGAACCGCAATCTTGCCCTGTACTGGGACGATGCTCCCGAAGATCTGGAAGTTGAACTCATGGTAGTAGGGAGGTCATCATAA
- the icmH gene encoding type IVB secretion system protein IcmH/DotU — MRLIDCFVEPLVYTAYFLKSVEKKQPLFDHVRMDIQRALAKGEECLKKNSFSRQDFDLARFAVCAWIDEAILNSAWKEKARWQKEQLQRIYYNTADAGEEFFERLNAIGLHQRDVREVYYLCLALGFTGRYCHEGDQYLLEQLKTSNLRLLCGSSVGLPTLDKMELFPAAYPSESARAAPYQRKGRLSLLTLAGFVGPVMLFGLLWVIYRFVLTGLGKNLLDMVP; from the coding sequence ATGCGCCTGATCGATTGCTTTGTCGAACCTCTTGTCTATACTGCCTACTTCCTCAAATCAGTAGAAAAAAAACAGCCGCTCTTCGATCATGTCAGGATGGATATTCAGCGGGCTCTGGCCAAGGGAGAGGAGTGCCTGAAGAAAAATTCTTTCTCCCGGCAGGATTTCGATCTGGCCCGCTTTGCCGTCTGTGCCTGGATCGATGAGGCGATTCTGAATTCCGCCTGGAAAGAGAAAGCTCGCTGGCAAAAAGAGCAGCTCCAGCGCATCTATTATAACACCGCCGATGCCGGAGAGGAATTTTTCGAGCGGCTGAATGCCATCGGGCTTCATCAGAGAGATGTCAGGGAAGTCTATTATCTTTGCCTGGCGCTGGGCTTTACAGGCCGCTACTGTCACGAAGGAGATCAATACCTCCTTGAGCAGCTCAAGACTTCGAATCTCAGGCTGCTGTGCGGCAGCTCGGTCGGGCTTCCCACCCTGGATAAGATGGAGCTTTTTCCGGCAGCCTATCCGTCTGAATCGGCCAGGGCCGCTCCTTACCAGAGGAAAGGCCGCCTCTCACTCCTTACCCTGGCCGGTTTTGTGGGGCCGGTCATGCTTTTCGGCCTGTTATGGGTAATTTACCGCTTTGTTCTGACCGGCCTGGGTAAAAACCTTCTCGATATGGTGCCCTGA